A window from Salvia miltiorrhiza cultivar Shanhuang (shh) chromosome 2, IMPLAD_Smil_shh, whole genome shotgun sequence encodes these proteins:
- the LOC131008028 gene encoding uncharacterized protein LOC131008028, whose product MPQGNFQQPQQYQNAPHQFQKQVQPQKSSLEDTMQSFIEMTKQNMEFQSATIKRLETTVCQLFGTLNQIQQQQQPGKIHGQGLQPHQAQAVTILRNGKLVDNKVEAPTNERPKETCEEESEKESPPPREEEKKGEPKVKLHKATKPYRPPISYPNRLRNEKQDQQFTDFYNILAKVNVNLRLLDVIRNVPAYVKFFKELASKKRRFVDNEKIFVSEVANSIMQQPLPPKQRDPGSFVINITLGNDKEASRMLD is encoded by the coding sequence ATGCCACAAGGGAACTTTCAGCAGCCGCAGCAGTATCAGAATGCTCCCCACCAGTTTCAGAAGCAGGTTCAGCCTCAAAAGTCATCTCTGGAGGATACAATGCAATCTTTCATTGAGATGACCAAGCAAAACATGGAGTTTCAGTCTGCTACTATCAAGCGTCTTGAAACGACTGTTTGTCAACTTTTTGGTACCTTGAACCAGattcagcagcagcaacagccagGGAAAATTCATGGCCAAGGATTGCAACCCCACCAAGCTCAAGCTGTCACAATCCTTCGTAATGGAAAGTTGGTGGACAACAAGGTGGAGGCCCCTACTAATGAGCGTCCTAAGGAGACCTGTGAGGAGGAGAGTGAGAAGGAGTCGCCCCCACcgagagaagaagagaagaaaggAGAGCCCAAGGTGAAGCTTCACAAGGCCACCAAGCCTTATAGACCGCCGATTTCTTACCCCAATCGGTTGAGGAATGAAAAGCAAGATCAACAATtcaccgacttctacaacatttTAGCGAAGGTGAATGTCAACTTACGACTTTTGGACGTGATCAGAAATGTCCCGGCCTATGTGAAGTTCTTTAAAGAGTTGGCCTCCAAGAAGAGGAGGTTCGTGGACAACGAGAAGATTTTTGTGTCCGAAGTTGCAAATTCAATCATGCAACAGCCCTTGCCGCCAAAGCAACgtgatccaggtagttttgttatCAATATTACTTTAGGGAATGATAAGGAAGCCTCGAGGATGCTTGATTAG